A DNA window from Turicibacter sp. TJ11 contains the following coding sequences:
- a CDS encoding thymidine kinase yields MYDVRQEGWVEAICGSMYAGKTEELIRRLKRLDFARRPYFLFKPVIDNRYSEDEVVSHSGLKMPSIPIEHPVEILDYIKEDTYAVAIDEVQFFEENIVDVVEYLADKGIRVIVAGLDKDFRGEPFGTMPTLLTKAEFVTKLTSICSVCGAPATRSQRLINGQPASYFDPIIQVGAKEAYEPRCRHCHEIKDRPDHLGLRK; encoded by the coding sequence ATGTATGATGTTCGACAAGAAGGTTGGGTAGAAGCAATTTGTGGTAGTATGTATGCAGGGAAAACCGAGGAATTAATCCGCCGTTTAAAAAGATTAGATTTTGCTCGACGTCCATATTTTTTATTCAAACCAGTTATTGATAATCGCTATAGTGAAGATGAAGTCGTATCACATAGTGGATTAAAAATGCCATCAATCCCAATTGAACACCCAGTTGAAATTTTAGATTATATTAAAGAAGATACATACGCAGTTGCCATCGATGAAGTTCAATTCTTTGAAGAAAACATTGTTGATGTCGTTGAGTATTTAGCTGATAAAGGAATTCGTGTCATTGTTGCGGGTCTAGATAAAGATTTCCGTGGAGAACCATTTGGAACGATGCCGACCTTATTAACAAAAGCAGAATTTGTGACGAAGTTAACTTCGATTTGTAGTGTTTGTGGAGCACCTGCAACACGTTCACAACGTTTAATTAATGGACAACCCGCTTCATATTTTGATCCAATTATTCAAGTAGGAGCGAAAGAGGCTTACGAGCCACGTTGTCGTCACTGTCATGAAATTAAAGATCGTCCAGACCATTTAGGATTAAGAAAATAA
- a CDS encoding LD-carboxypeptidase, with product MIEPKPLKRGGKIAIVAPSGPLESETVFKGEELLKEMGFDVIIAPSCFEGQEYLAGLSDQQRAEDIMMMFADDEVEAILCMRGGYGCNRIIPHFKNFKFSNYPKPLIGYSDVTYLHLFLNQYHHLITYHGPMIKDLLLKNETTTNHFLETLMGETEFDLIDVPYYNKDACQASGILVGGNLTIICSTLGTPYEIDTRGKILFIEEVNEPVYAVDRLLTQLIYSGKVSDAAGIILGDFNVYDKHETNKLLKRTFRDCTKPVAYNIPSGHCNPIITLPLGAYVTLDSSTNSLSIQQGCSRKNEKTIQS from the coding sequence ATGATTGAACCAAAACCATTAAAAAGGGGAGGAAAGATTGCGATTGTTGCACCTTCAGGCCCTTTAGAAAGTGAAACAGTATTTAAAGGGGAAGAGCTATTAAAAGAAATGGGTTTTGATGTCATTATTGCTCCAAGTTGCTTTGAAGGCCAGGAATATTTAGCAGGATTATCCGATCAACAGCGGGCAGAAGACATTATGATGATGTTTGCTGATGATGAAGTAGAGGCCATTTTATGTATGCGAGGAGGATATGGTTGTAATCGAATTATCCCTCATTTTAAAAATTTTAAATTTTCAAATTATCCAAAACCTCTGATAGGATATAGTGATGTGACTTATCTTCATTTATTTTTAAATCAATATCATCATCTAATCACTTATCATGGACCGATGATTAAAGATTTACTTTTAAAAAATGAAACAACAACGAATCATTTTTTAGAAACGTTGATGGGAGAAACAGAATTTGATTTGATTGATGTCCCTTATTATAATAAAGATGCTTGCCAAGCCTCAGGGATTTTAGTGGGTGGAAATTTAACGATTATCTGCTCAACACTTGGAACACCTTATGAGATTGATACACGCGGAAAAATCTTATTTATTGAAGAAGTCAATGAACCCGTTTATGCAGTTGATCGCTTACTCACTCAACTCATTTATAGTGGAAAGGTGAGTGATGCAGCGGGAATCATTCTAGGAGATTTCAACGTCTATGATAAACATGAAACGAATAAATTACTAAAACGCACGTTTAGAGATTGTACTAAACCTGTGGCATATAATATTCCTAGTGGACACTGCAATCCAATTATCACTTTGCCATTAGGGGCTTATGTGACTTTAGATTCAAGTACCAATAGCTTATCCATTCAACAAGGATGTAGTCGAAAAAACGAAAAGACGATTCAATCGTAA
- a CDS encoding M20 family metallopeptidase, giving the protein MYQRVQEMVEKIYPQLVSIRRDLHQHPELGLEEYRTSALVLDFLKQWNIEVTQRIGETAIVGLIKGQQGNKTIGLRADMDALPIEEKTGVPYASVYAGKMHACGHDVHTTILLGAAYILKQLANEYNGNVKLFFQPAEETVGGAKPMIEAGCMENPKVDHVLGLHVRPTLSVGEVGFHYGKCHAASDTITLTIHGKQAHGAYPQDGIDAILIASHTITALQSLVSRNLSPFQSAVLSLGMIEGGSAGNVICNQVTVRGTLRTLDQETRTFMKKRIVEVVENTAKAFGGNAQVTIEEGYAPLINDRVITDSVIETATKLLGEDKIVILEHPSLGVEDFAYFAQAVPSCFYNLGTANLENGIQASLHEDTFNVDEEAIKIGVCLQVLATLQLLQQ; this is encoded by the coding sequence ATGTATCAAAGAGTGCAAGAGATGGTAGAAAAGATTTATCCACAACTTGTAAGTATTCGACGAGATTTACATCAACATCCTGAACTTGGTTTAGAAGAATATCGAACATCAGCTTTAGTTTTAGATTTTTTAAAGCAGTGGAATATAGAGGTAACACAACGAATTGGAGAGACGGCAATTGTTGGATTGATTAAGGGACAACAAGGAAATAAAACGATCGGATTAAGAGCGGATATGGATGCTCTTCCGATTGAAGAAAAAACAGGGGTTCCGTATGCTTCGGTGTATGCTGGAAAAATGCATGCTTGTGGACATGATGTTCATACGACTATTTTACTCGGAGCCGCCTATATCTTAAAACAACTAGCAAATGAGTATAACGGGAATGTTAAGTTATTCTTTCAACCAGCAGAAGAAACTGTGGGTGGAGCAAAACCGATGATTGAAGCGGGGTGCATGGAAAACCCAAAAGTTGATCATGTTTTAGGACTTCATGTTCGTCCAACGTTAAGTGTTGGTGAGGTCGGATTTCACTACGGGAAGTGTCATGCAGCTAGTGACACTATTACACTAACGATTCATGGAAAACAAGCACACGGGGCCTATCCACAAGATGGAATAGATGCTATTTTGATTGCCTCTCATACAATTACAGCGTTACAAAGTTTAGTGAGTAGAAACTTATCACCTTTTCAATCAGCGGTCTTAAGCTTAGGAATGATTGAGGGGGGAAGTGCAGGGAATGTGATTTGTAATCAAGTGACCGTTCGAGGAACATTAAGAACACTTGATCAAGAAACACGTACCTTTATGAAAAAAAGAATCGTTGAGGTTGTAGAAAATACAGCTAAAGCATTTGGGGGAAATGCTCAAGTAACGATTGAAGAAGGATATGCACCACTGATAAATGATCGTGTGATTACTGATTCTGTGATTGAGACAGCAACGAAACTTTTAGGTGAAGACAAAATTGTTATTTTAGAACACCCAAGTTTAGGAGTTGAAGATTTTGCTTATTTTGCACAGGCAGTACCTTCTTGTTTTTATAACCTAGGAACGGCTAACTTAGAGAATGGAATACAAGCTAGTTTACATGAAGACACTTTTAATGTTGACGAAGAAGCAATAAAAATTGGTGTCTGTTTACAAGTGTTAGCGACACTTCAGTTATTACAACAATAA
- a CDS encoding MerR family transcriptional regulator yields the protein MEYTIQKLAHLAGVSTRTLRYYDEVGILKPKRLSSSGYRIYGSKEVDRLQQILFYRTLDLGIDEIKQILFDPSYDELNALTNHYHKLLEKRAQLDLVIETIKLTISSKKGEKQMSNEEKFKGLKQQMIQENEEKYGDELRQSYGDERIEAANKKFYHLSEETFQEMNELGENILNQLSVAMKSHDPQGELAQEVAKMHHRWLMYTWPSYSKEAHAGLAQMYVADERFTAYYDDAIGKGAAQFLCDAILFYTSYEK from the coding sequence TTGGAATATACGATTCAAAAATTGGCTCACCTAGCGGGAGTTAGTACGCGAACATTACGTTATTATGATGAAGTGGGTATCTTAAAGCCTAAACGTCTAAGTTCATCAGGCTATCGAATTTATGGATCAAAAGAAGTTGACCGATTACAACAGATTTTATTTTATCGAACGCTTGATTTAGGAATTGATGAAATTAAGCAGATTTTATTCGATCCATCTTATGATGAACTAAACGCTTTAACAAATCATTATCATAAATTGCTTGAAAAAAGAGCGCAATTAGATTTAGTTATCGAAACGATTAAATTAACCATTTCTTCTAAAAAAGGAGAGAAACAAATGAGTAATGAAGAAAAATTTAAAGGTCTAAAACAACAAATGATTCAAGAAAATGAAGAAAAATACGGAGATGAACTTCGCCAATCTTATGGTGATGAAAGGATAGAAGCAGCTAATAAAAAATTTTATCATCTAAGCGAAGAAACATTCCAGGAAATGAACGAACTTGGAGAAAATATTTTAAATCAATTAAGTGTAGCGATGAAAAGTCATGATCCCCAAGGGGAGTTAGCGCAAGAAGTGGCTAAAATGCATCATCGTTGGTTAATGTATACGTGGCCAAGCTATAGCAAAGAAGCTCATGCAGGCTTAGCGCAAATGTATGTTGCTGATGAGCGATTTACCGCCTATTATGATGATGCAATTGGTAAAGGAGCAGCTCAGTTTTTATGTGATGCTATTTTATTCTATACTTCTTATGAGAAATAA
- the rpmE gene encoding 50S ribosomal protein L31 codes for MKQGIHPEYNRINVVCTTCGNEFESGSVKKEIRVDTCSNCHPFYTGRQKFAQADGRIERFNKKYGINTK; via the coding sequence ATGAAACAAGGAATCCATCCAGAATACAACCGTATTAACGTAGTATGTACAACTTGTGGAAACGAATTCGAAAGCGGATCTGTTAAGAAAGAAATTCGTGTTGACACTTGCTCAAACTGTCATCCATTCTACACAGGACGTCAAAAATTCGCTCAAGCTGATGGACGTATCGAACGCTTCAACAAAAAATACGGAATCAACACTAAATAG